From the genome of Muricauda sp. SCSIO 64092, one region includes:
- a CDS encoding NifU family protein translates to MKEYNITVVETNNPAILKFEANHFLVKDNYEYKNIDEAKDSPLAQQLFYLPFIKTVYVSGNFIALERYDIVQWSDVKDEVAQNLVEYLNSGEPVVLESNSQKKIPITVYAEVTPNPAVMKYVANKAIVPSTFEFKNIDEAKDSELAKKLFHFPFVKEVFLDQNYVSITKYDMADWTDITMELREFIRDFLAQGQEVVSVDSIAKAEESSSKENVDQPQDETSLQIINILEEYVKPAVASDGGNILFQSYEEDSKTVNVILQGACSGCPSSTFTLKNGIETMLKNMLGDKVNEVVALNG, encoded by the coding sequence ATGAAAGAGTACAACATCACAGTGGTTGAAACCAATAATCCCGCAATATTGAAGTTTGAGGCCAATCATTTTTTGGTCAAGGACAATTATGAGTATAAAAATATTGATGAAGCCAAGGATTCGCCTTTGGCCCAACAATTGTTTTATCTGCCTTTTATCAAAACAGTTTATGTGTCCGGCAATTTTATTGCCCTGGAGCGCTATGATATTGTGCAATGGAGTGATGTGAAGGACGAGGTAGCCCAAAACTTGGTGGAATACCTGAATTCCGGTGAGCCAGTGGTGCTGGAATCCAATTCGCAAAAGAAAATACCCATCACGGTATATGCAGAAGTTACGCCCAATCCGGCGGTAATGAAATATGTGGCGAACAAAGCTATTGTCCCTTCCACTTTTGAATTCAAAAATATAGACGAAGCCAAAGACTCGGAACTTGCCAAAAAACTATTTCATTTTCCTTTTGTAAAGGAAGTGTTTTTAGACCAGAACTATGTTTCCATTACCAAGTACGATATGGCGGATTGGACTGATATCACCATGGAACTTCGTGAGTTTATCCGTGATTTTTTAGCTCAGGGCCAAGAAGTGGTTTCAGTAGATTCCATAGCAAAAGCTGAAGAATCGTCTTCCAAGGAGAACGTCGACCAACCACAAGACGAAACTTCGCTCCAAATCATCAATATTTTGGAAGAATATGTAAAACCGGCAGTGGCCAGTGATGGAGGGAACATCCTATTTCAATCCTATGAGGAGGACAGTAAAACGGTAAACGTTATCCTCCAGGGGGCCTGTAGTGGATGCCCTTCCTCTACCTTCACCCTTAAAAATGGCATAGAGACCATGCTCAAAAACATGTTGGGGGACAAAGTGAATGAAGTTGTGGCATTGAACGGCTGA
- a CDS encoding dodecin family protein, which translates to MAILKVIEVLANSSKSWEDATSRAVEQASKSVKNIRSVYVNEQSCTVKDGKVDEYRVNVKITFEVN; encoded by the coding sequence ATGGCAATATTAAAAGTAATCGAAGTCTTGGCCAATTCCAGTAAAAGTTGGGAAGACGCCACAAGCAGGGCAGTAGAACAAGCATCAAAATCGGTTAAGAATATTCGTTCGGTATATGTAAACGAACAAAGCTGTACCGTTAAAGATGGCAAAGTGGATGAATATCGTGTAAACGTTAAAATTACGTTTGAAGTAAATTAA